In Solanum lycopersicum chromosome 5, SLM_r2.1, the following are encoded in one genomic region:
- the LOC101266225 gene encoding uncharacterized protein, with translation FLQLAFCERFDTKLITGDCPASYIYMVQHLIEKCLIFHMTKEECIEALSKHANIKSVITITVWNELEKENKEFFEAYTKSNNKNRAIEAEAEAEASTMIQNLLLDHDHTKKSDME, from the exons tttcttcaacttGCTTTTTGTGAAAGATTTGATACTAAACTTATCACGGGGGATTGCCCTGCTTCTTACATATACATG GTGCAGCACCTGATAGAAAAGTGTCTAATTTTTCACATGACTAAAGAGGAATGCATAGAGGCACTTTCTAAGCATGCAAATATCAAATCAGTCATTACTATTACTG TATGGAATGAGTTAGAGAAAGAGAACAAGGAGTTTTTCGAGGCATACactaaatcaaataataaaaatcgcGCAATAGAGGCAGAGGCAGAGGCGGAAGCAAGtacaatgattcaaaatttGTTGTTGGATCATGATCATACTAAAAAATCAGACATGGAATAA
- the LOC101256591 gene encoding ALA-interacting subunit 1: MNPSSSTTGGAGSDDNTSIRRNSNRPKYSRFTQQELPACKPILTPKWVISVFLLVGIVFIPIGVVSLLASRDVVEIVDRYDSECVPSNMTNDKIRFITNDSFDKTCIRTLTVPKKMKQPIYIYYQLENYYQNHRRYVKSRSDQQLKSASRRDDTGTCDPEDRVNGLPIVPCGLIAWSLFNDTYNFSIVNNINKRLDVNKNGIAWKSDRDHKFGKDVFPSNFQNGTLIGGGKLTNESLDKQENLIVWMRTAALPTFRKLYGKIEVDLEAGERLNVTVLNNYNTYSFDGKKKLVLSTTSWIGGKNDFLGIAYLTVGGLCFFLAMAFTIVYLVKPRQLGDPTYLSWNRNPGGN, from the coding sequence atgaacCCTTCATCTTCAACTACTGGGGGTGCTGGATCTGATGATAATACTTCAATTAGAAGAAATTCAAACCGACCCAAGTATTCAAGATTCACTCAACAGGAACTTCCAGCTTGCAAACCGATTCTAACTCCAAAATGGGTGATTTCTGTTTTTTTACTTGTTGGTATTGTGTTTATCCCAATTGGGGTTGTTTCACTTTTAGCATCTAGAGATGTTGTTGAAATTGTTGATCGTTATGATTCTGAATGTGTGCCATCGAATATGACAAATGATAAAATTAGGTTTATAACAAATGATAGTTTTGATAAAACATGTATTAGGACTTTGACTGTGCCTAAGAAAATGAAGCAgcctatttatatttattatcagCTTGAGAATTATTATCAGAATCATCGTAGGTATGTTAAAAGTCGAAGTGATCAGCAGTTGAAAAGTGCTAGTAGAAGGGATGATACTGGTACTTGTGACCCCGAAGATCGTGTTAATGGTTTACCAATTGTGCCTTGTGGTTTGATTGCTTGGAGTTTGTTCAATGATACTTATAATTTTAGTattgttaataatattaataagcgGTTGGATGTGAACAAAAATGGTATAGCTTGGAAGAGTGATAGGGATCATAAGTTTGGAAAAGATGTTTTTCCGTCAAACTTTCAGAATGGGACACTAATCGGGGGTGGGAAGCTTACGAATGAATCGTTGGACAAGCAAGAAAATCTAATTGTTTGGATGAGAACTGCTGCACTTCCGACGTTTAGGAAGTTGTATGGGAAGATAGAAGTGGATCTGGAGGCGGGTGAACGGTTAAACGTGACGGTGCTGAACAATTACAATACTTATAGTTTCGATGGAAAGAAGAAGCTTGTGCTTTCTACAACTAGCTGGATTGGCGGAAAGAATGATTTTCTTGGTATTGCTTATCTTACTGTAGGTGGATTGTGTTTCTTTCTGGCCATGGCTTTCACGATCGTGTATCTAGTTAAGCCAAGGCAGCTTGGAGATCCAACATACTTGTCGTGGAACCGGAACCCGGGAGGTAACTAG
- the LOC101256879 gene encoding dirigent protein 24, which translates to MAKVSQLTSKTLQATICIFLLVLTFDCASSARILDEVSQVADASSEIDEPVVAPVVAPATTLPSNQLPATVTAPDSDVAPVADPSIPADTVAPPAVLPADPEPDSVPVIAPAASATPPADLTDNGAAPVADAAPVTAPVADAAPVTAPVTKTPGVATAAPGGTTGAATSGAKVESPILEHPTFSFFMHDILGGSLPSGRVVTGIVATSDANNLPFSKLNNQIFPINGGVSLNNINNIVNNNNYPFLAGLNGQQQANTVLQNSGNNDVVTGDDTQPFVTAGQLPSGLSLQQLMFGSITVVDNELTEGHELGSSVLGRAQGFYLTSSSDGTSHTLALTTLFHGEHNHEVDDTISFFGIHRTATPISHIAIIGGTGKYENAKGFATIETLPHVDQHTTDGLETITHFTVYITP; encoded by the coding sequence ATGGCGAAAGTTTCCCAACTCACCTCGAAAACACTCCAAGCCACAATCTGCATTTTTCTGCTAGTCCTCACCTTTGACTGTGCCAGTTCAGCAAGAATCCTTGATGAAGTGAGCCAAGTGGCAGATGCGTCGTCAGAAATTGATGAGCCTGTTGTGGCTCCTGTGGTTGCCCCAGCTACCACATTGCCGAGTAACCAATTACCAGCTACTGTCACCGCTCCTGATTCTGATGTGGCACCAGTAGCTGATCCTTCCATCCCTGCAGACACAGTGGCTCCTCCAGCAGTTTTACCAGCTGACCCCGAGCCAGATTCAGTCCCTGTCATCGCCCCTGCTGCGTCAGCGACTCCGCCTGCTGACTTAACAGATAATGGAGCAGCCCCTGTTGCTGATGCAGCACCAGTAACTGCCCCTGTTGCTGATGCAGCACCAGTAACTGCCCCTGTCACCAAAACACCAGGAGTCGCCACTGCAGCCCCAGGTGGGACCACAGGAGCTGCTACCTCAGGCGCCAAAGTAGAAAGTCCCATCCTTGAACACCCCACATTCtcctttttcatgcatgacATTCTTGGTGGTTCGCTTCCTTCAGGAAGAGTGGTCACTGGAATTGTAGCTACTTCCGATGCCAACAATCTGCCTTTCTCCAAGCTCAACAATCAAATCTTCCCAATCAATGGAGGAGTTTCTTtgaacaacatcaacaacatcgtcaacaacaacaattatccATTCCTTGCAGGCCTTAACGGTCAGCAACAAGCTAACACTGTCCTGCAAAACAGCGGAAACAACGATGTAGTTACTGGTGATGATACCCAACCTTTTGTAACAGCCGGGCAGCTTCCTTCTGGTTTATCGCTTCAGCAGCTCATGTTTGGCTCTATTACTGTCGTTGACAATGAATTGACAGAGGGGCATGAGCTTGGATCATCTGTACTCGGGAGGGCACAAGGATTTTACCTGACAAGTTCTTCAGATGGCACCAGCCACACTTTAGCCTTGACAACACTTTTCCATGGAGAAcataatcatgaagttgatgATACTATTAGTTTCTTCGGAATTCACAGGACAGCCACACCAATTTCTCACATTGCCATCATAGGAGGGACTGGCAAGTATGAGAATGCTAAAGGATTTGCCACCATCGAAACTCTTCCTCACGTGGACCAACATACAACTGATGGACTGGAGACAATTACCCACTTTACCGTCTACATCACCCCTTAA
- the LOC101265928 gene encoding dirigent protein 18-like, which yields MTQLYITGEMPRDRKESRLRNTIEARTLNNNPSSTNNHHHHHHERHETSFYMLDVLNLEHPSSRPASTRVNSRHHHQLPFSKPLGYFPPLGGIPLTDTNPNVGMNGLQTHTLDLEGISMTFPAIATLQELELGTVITIDEDIYKGSIYGSSLMGKAQGMYVASSEDGSSHMMAMTTTFLGNEYEDSLRFFGVHKGDVFESHIAVIGGTGKYHDANGYATVKIVNVTSNKNEEAYKILSINVYLG from the exons ATGACACAACTTTATATTACGGGGGAGATGCCTCGAGATAGAAAGGAGTCGAGGTTGCGTAATACGATAGAAG CTAGAACTCTGAATAACAATCCTTCCTCGACGaacaatcatcatcatcatcatcatgaacGCCATGAAACGTCTTTTTACATGCTAGATGTTCTTAATCTAGAACACCCTTCATCAAGACCTGCATCAACAAGAGTAAAtagtcgtcatcatcatcaactTCCCTTCTCGAAACCATTAGGCTATTTCCCTCCCTTAGGAGGCATTCCCTTGACCGACACAAACCCAAATGTTGGAATGAACGGATTGCAGACTCACACGCTTGATCTGGAAGGAATCAGCATGACGTTCCCAGCTATAGCTACACTTCAAGAATTAGAACTAGGGACAGTAATAACAATCGATGAGGACATATACAAAGGTTCTATTTACGGTTCATCTTTGATGGGAAAAGCTCAAGGAATGTATGTAGCAAGTTCAGAAGACGGTAGCAGTCATATGATGGCGATGACTACTACTTTTCTTGGTAATGAGTATGAAGATAGTTTAAGGTTTTTCGGGGTGCATAAGGGCGATGTTTTTGAATCACATATAGCAGTAATAGGAGGAACCGGAAAGTATCATGATGCAAATGGCTATGCTACTGTCAAGATTGTCAATGTAACATCTAACAAAAATGAAGAAGCATACAAGATTCTTTCAATCAATGTTTATCTTGGTTAA
- the DHAR1 gene encoding dehydroascorbate reductase 1, which yields MVVEVCVKAAVGAPDVLGDCPFSQRVLLTLEEKKVTYKKHLINVSDKPKWFLEVNPEGKVPVINFGDKWIPDSDVIVGIIEEKYPNPSLIAPPEFASVGSKIFPTFVSFLKSKDSSDSTEQALLDELKALEEHLKAHGPYINGQNVCSVDMSLAPKLYHLEVALGHFKKWSVPESLSHVRNYMKLLFERESFQKTKAEEKYVIAGWAPKV from the exons ATGGTTGTTGAAGTTTGTGTCAAGGCTGCTGTGGGTGCCCCTGATGTCCTTGGAGACT GTCCATTTAGCCAAAGGGTACTTCTGACATTGGAGGAAAAGAAAGTGACTTACAAGAAGCACTTGATCAATGTTAGTGACAAGCCCAAATG GTTCTTGGAGGTGAACCCTGAAGGGAAAGTTCCCGTGATCAATTTTGGTGACAAATGGATCCCAGATTCTGATGTCATTGTTGGGATTATTGAAGAGAAATACCCAAATCCCTCTCTCATTGCTCCCCCTGAATTTGCCTCTGT GGGCTCGAAAATATTTCCTACCTTCGTCTCATTTCTGAAGAGCAAGGATTCTAGTGACAGTACTGAGCAGGCTCTCCTTGATGAACTAAAGGCTTTGGAAGAGCATCTCAAGGCTCAT GGACCATATATCAATGGGCAGAATGTTTGTTCAGTTGATATGAGCTTGGCTCCAAAACTGTACCATCTCGAGGTGGCTCTTGGACACTTCAAGAAGTGGAGTGTGCCTGAAAGCTTGAGTCATGTGCGTAACTACATGAAG CTGCTCTTCGAGCGAGAGTCGTTCCAGAAAACCAAGGCTGAAGAGAAGTACGTCATCGCAGGGTGGGCTCCAAAGGTTTAA
- the TRM18 gene encoding uncharacterized protein TRM18: MEGKQHTPSVIARLMSLDELPPRQHLPVKRRRVLSQNYLQKMASIGLREKSSFSVGLSRGISTQKHQIVKDVSAAKLKMRKYTNSSVTPIKEKHSYLMDFEGTSESLLSTKHLRDLQAYKPYCHPVHSAVAKSICKMSAKATAKEKNLRSLHTLEIGSPKDDIGECSIHHLKKINFQLDPNENMPHPSTRVIVVKPSSGKYRKTNHQSVSLRHGLQSVPVDLKYKKFAEHENGAVHNERPGRAESISDTFLKAEALKLPSSKLFSTQRKDNTLNFFSKRSSFSKEVKKQTIEKWKLMNGLQEVETTCRSQNLGEMLATDDLETRPQFLDSKRDSQRFCSSSSVNTQNSGSCSKDSLVPNHSAGSRIASGSSEGMIGHKASLYGWCPRQKVAGAEKHSKSMNQKQKDNMEYRDLNLKETDQRSPNSVLEPPFQEEEPYTSAFHGLCSVARQLQFLETNSEETYSEGSEMGVSTDGDSETGSPDLLQDSENILKDFKTADGRDFSYLVDVLDEASLHGINLGMCFETWHSLEYPVNPSVFDLLEKKYGKQTSWLKSERKLLFDHINSGLSEILHSFLEIYIMGKSFKRRCCSTMRRTDIEEELWRMLVSHENEIRKDLSGKAIGNETKWLQVEEEIGSICREIEKYLLEELAAELASH, encoded by the exons ATGGAAGGGAAGCAGCACACACCAAGTGTTATAGCAAGGCTGATGAGCCTTGACGAGCTTCCACCTCGGCAGCACCTCCCTGTTAAGAGAAGGAGAGTACTCTCTCAGAACTATCTCCAGAAAATGGCTTCTATAGGTTTGCGAGAGAAGAGTTCATTTTCTGTTGGCCTCTCCCGTGGAATAAGCACTCAGAAGCATCAAATAGTTAAAGATGTATCTGCAGCCAAGTTGAAGATGCGGAAATATACTAATTCGAGTGTTACTCCAATAAAGGAGAAACATTCTTATCTTATGGACTTCGAAGGCACCTCAGAAAGTTTACTTTCAACCAAGCATTTGCGTGATCTACAGGCTTATAAACCCTATTGCCATCCAGTTCACTCAGCTGTCGCTAAATCGATATGCAAGATGTCTGCTAAGGCTACCGCTAAAGAAAAGAATTTGAGATCTCTTCACACACTTGAGATTGGTTCACCTAAGGATGACATTGGAGAATGTTCTATTCATCACTTGAAGAAAATAAACTTTCAGCTTGATCCAAATGAAAACATGCCTCATCCGTCTACAAGAGTTATTGTGGTCAAACCTAGTTCTGGAAAGTATCGTAAAACCAATCATCAGTCAGTTTCTCTTAGGCATGGTTTGCAGTCCGTTCCCGTTGATCTGAAGTACAAGAAATTCGCCGAACATGAAAATGGGGCAGTACATAATGAGAGACCAGGAAGAGCAGAAAGCATCAGTGACACTTTTCTGAAGGCCGAGGCTCTAAAGCTGCcttcttcaaaattatttagtacacaaagaaaagataataCACTAAATTTCTTTTCAAAGAGATCTTCTTTTTCGAAAGAAGTCAAGAAGCAAACCATTGAAAAATGGAAGCTGATGAATGGTCTTCAAGAAGTTGAAACAACTTGTAGAAGCCAAAATCTTGGAGAAATGCTTGCTACGGATGACTTAGAAACTAGGCCTCAATTTTTGGACTCCAAGCGTGACTCGCAAAGGTTTTGCAGTTCATCCAGTGTGAACACTCAGAACTCAGGCTCGTGCAGCAAGGATTCGCTAGTTCCAAATCATTCTGCTGGTTCTAGGATAGCCTCTGGAAGTTCTGAAGGTATGATCGGCCATAAAGCTTCTCTATATGGCTGGTGTCCAAGGCAGAAAGTAGCTGGTGCTGAGAAACATTCCAAGTCCATGAACCAAAAACAGAAAGATAATATGGAATATAGAGACTTGAACTTGAAAGAAACCGATCAGCGTAGTCCAAATTCAGTTCTGGAGCCACCTTTCCAGGAAGAGGAACCCTATACCTCTGCGTTCCACGGCTTATGTA GTGTAGCACGGCAACTTCAGTTTCTTGAGACCAACTCTGAGGAAACATATTCAGAAGGATCTGAAATGGGTGTCTCAACTGATGGAGACTCCGAGACTGGGTCTCCAGATCTCCTTCAAGATAGTGAAAACATTTTGAAAGACTTCAAAACTGCAGATGGCCGGGACTTCTCCTACCTAGTTGATGTTTTAGATGAAGCCAGTTTGCACGGCATAAACCTAGGAATGTGTTTTGAGACATGGCATTCTCTGGAATATCCCGTGAATCCCTCAGTGTTTGACTTGTTAGAGAAGAAATACGGGAAACAAACATCTTGGCTAAAATCAGAGAGGAAACTGCTGTTTGACCACATAAATTCAGGGCTAAGTGAGATTTTGCATTCATTTCTGGAGATCTACATAATGGGAAAATCTTTTAAGAGAAGGTGTTGTTCTACAATGAGGAGAACTGATATTGAAGAAGAACTGTGGAGGATGCTGGTTAGTCATGAAAATGAAATACGCAAGGACTTGTCTGGGAAGGCAATTGGAAATGAAACCAAATGGTTGCAGGTCGAGGAGGAAATTGGTAGCATATGCAGAGAAATAGAGAAATATTTGTTGGAGGAGCTAGCTGCAGAATTAGCTTCGCATTGA
- the LOC101257769 gene encoding metal tolerance protein 11 isoform X2, protein MSSRDPLVSSMSLQFLGQEDNIAVYYQQQVEMLEGFNEMDALADRGFVPGMSKEEREKLARSETTAIRISNIANMVLFAAKVYASVKSGSLAIIASTLDSLLDLLSGFILWFTAFSMQTPNPYQYPIGKKRMQPLGILVFASVMATLGLQIILESMRTLISDESNFSLTKEQERWVIGIMVFVTLVKLVLVLYCRSFTNEIVKAYAQDHFFDVITNVIGLVAALLANYFSGWIDPVGAMILALYTIRTWSMTVLENVNSLVGKAAAPEYLQKLTYLCWNHHKAIKHIDTVRAYTFGSHYFVEVDIVLPADMPLQEAHDIGESLQEKLELLPEIERAFVHLDYEYSHKPEHAQAYL, encoded by the exons GTCAAGAAGACAACATTGCCGTGTACTACCAGCAACAGGTGGAAATGCTCGAGGGCTTCAATGAAATGGATGCCTTGGCTGATCGTGGTTTTGTACCTGGGATGTCAAAg GAAGAGAGGGAAAAATTGGCCAGAAGTGAAACAACTGCCATTAGGATATCAAATATTGCAAACATGGTTCTCTTTGCCGCTAAAGTATATGCATCTGTCAAGAGTGGTTCATTGGCCATCATAGCATCCACGTTGGATTCACTGCTTGATCTTCTCTCTGGTTTCATTTTATGGTTTACAGCTTTCTCTATGCAGACACCAAACCCGTATCAATATCCTATCGGGAAGAAACGTATGCAGCCTTTG GGAATCCTTGTATTTGCTTCTGTCATGGCGACTTTGGGACTGCAGATAATTCTGGAGTCTATGCGTACACTAATATCCGAT GAGTCTAATTTCAGCCTTACCAAGGAGCAAGAGAGATGGGTTATTGGGATTATGGTTTTTGTGACTTTAGTGAAACTAGTTTTGGTGTTGTATTGCCGGTCTTTCACCAATGAGATTGTTAAAGCATATGCCCAGGATCATTTCTTCGATGTTATCACAAACGTTATTGGACTAGTCGCGGCATTGCTTGCTAACTACTTCAGTGGCTGGATAGACCCTGTTGGAGCTATGATT CTCGCGTTGTATACCATTCGAACATGGTCAATGACCGTGTTAGAGAACGTGAACTCTCTTGTCGGTAAGGCAGCTGCACCAGAATATCTGCAGAAGCTGACTTACCTCTGCTGGAACCATCACAAAGCCATAAAGCATATAGATACAGTGAGAGCCTATACATTTGGTTCTCATTACTTTGTCGAAGTTGATATCGTCCTACCTGCAGACATGCCCTTACAAGAGGCACATGATATCGGTGAGTCATTGCAGGAGAAGCTCGAATTATTGCCAGAGATCGAACGTGCCTTTGTTCATCTCGACTATGAATACAGCCATAAACCTGAACATGCACAAGCATACCTATAA
- the ST4.1 gene encoding probable sulfate transporter 4.2-like yields MDRTYASPSSQNLTAITTNSVDFASSSSPSPTSMSTGGSRAVKIIPLEHPSATASSTSATASASASVVSKWRARMKGMTWKEWIELFFPCYRWMRTYKVREYLQSDLMAGITVGIMLVPQSMSYAKLAGLQPIYGLYSGFIPIFVYTIFGSSRQLAIGPVALTSLLVSNVLSSIVEPSDKLYTELAILLALMVGILECIMALLRLGWIIRFISHSVISGFTTASAFVIALSQAKYFLGYEIERSSKIIPLVESIISGADKFSWPPFIMGSLMLSILLTMKHLGKTRKYLRFLRAAGPLTAVVLGTAFVKIYHPPSISLVGDIPQGLPKFSVPKQFGHVKSLIPTTVLITGVAILESVGIAKALAAKNGYELDSNQELFGLGVANICGSFFSIYPTTGSFSRSAVNHESGAKTGLSGLVMGIIMGCALLFLTPVFEYIPQCALAAIVISAVIGLVDYDEAKFLWRVDKKDFLLWTITCMTTLLLGIEIGVLVGVGVSLAFVIHESANPHIAVLGRLPGTTIYRNTQQYPEAYTYNGIVIVRIDAPIYFANTSYIKDRLRDYEIEKEESKGRGPEVSRIHFVILEMAPVTYIDSSAVQALKELHQEYKSRDIQLAISNPNREVLLTLAKAGVVDLIGKEWYFVRVHDAVQVCLQHVQRLTEFPKAHDSLAENKPSLFQRLLNQRKDEFFQPELESGVHESLLSKDINPQLEPLLSKKT; encoded by the exons ATGGACAGAACCTATGCTTCTCCGAGCTCCCAAAACCTTACGGCTATAACAACTAATTCTGTAGATTTCGCTtcatcttcttctccttctccaaCTTCCATGTCGACCGGCGGTAGCCGTGCCGTGAAAATCATCCCGCTGGAGCATCCGTCTGCTACGGCATCGTCTACGTCGGCGACGGCGTCTGCTTCGGCATCTGTCGTATCGAAATGGAGGGCGAGGATGAAGGGGATGACGTGGAAGGAATGGATTGAGCTATTTTTTCCTTGTTATCGATGGATGCGAACGTATAAAGTGCGTGAGTACTTGCAATCTGATCTCATGGCTGGTATCACAGTCGGTATCATGCTTGTTCCTCAg TCGATGTCCTATGCAAAGCTGGCAGGGCTTCAACCCATATATGGACTTT ATTCTGGTTTCATCCCTATATTTGTCTACACCATATTTGGGTCATCTCGTCAGCTGGCAATTGGTCCAGTTGCATTGACGTCCCTTCTAGTCTCAAATGTCTTGAGCAGCATAGTTGAACCATCAGACAAGTTATACACAGAGCTCGCTATACTATTAGCACTTATGGTTGGCATCTTGGAATGCATAATGGCGCTGTTACG GCTTGGATGGATCATCCGTTTCATCAGCCACTCTGTGATATCTGGTTTTACAACCGCCTCCGCTTTTGTCATTGCCTTGTCCCAAGCAAAGTATTTCTTGGGCTATGAAATAGAACGGAGCAGCAAAATTATACCTCTAGTCGAAAGTATAATTTCTGGAGCAGATAAG ttCTCATGGCCTCCTTTTATTATGGGCTCACTGATGCTATCTATTCTTCTGACCATGAAGCACCTG ggaAAAACAAGGAAGTACTTGCGGTTTCTGCGTGCAGCTGGTCCCCTCACAGCTGTTGTTCTGGGTACAGCTTTTGTGAAAATCTATCATCCACCTTCAATTTCGTTG GTGGGAGATATACCTCAGGGGCTGCCAAAATTTTCTGTACCAAAGCAATTCGGTCATGTAAAGTCGTTGATCCCTACTACAGTTCTTATTACTGGTGTCGCTATCCTG GAATCAGTGGGGATTGCTAAGGCACTGGCAGCAAAGAATGGATATGAGTTGGATTCAAATCAAGAG TTATTTGGTCTTGGGGTGGCCAACATTTGTGGCTCATTCTTTTCAATTTACCCTACAACAG GCTCTTTTTCTAGATCAGCTGTAAATCATGAAAGTGGAGCGAAAACGGGCTTATCAGGGCTTGTGATGGGAATTATAATGGGTTGTGCACTATTATTCTTGACTCCTGTATTTGAGTACATACCTCAG TGTGCTTTGGCTGCGATTGTGATATCTGCTGTAATTGGACTG GTGGATTACGACGAGGCTAAATTTTTGTGGCGTGTTGACAAGAAAGATTTTCTGTTATGGACTATCACTTGCATGACAACCTTGCTTCTAGGCATAGAGATTGGTGTCCTTGTTGGG GTTGGCGTGTCACTTGCTTTTGTTATTCATGAATCGGCAAATCCGCATATTG CTGTCTTGGGGCGTCTTCCTGGAACTACTATTTACAGAAATACTCAGCAATACCCCGAAGCATATACATACAACGGTATTGTGATTGTTCGAATTGATGCACCTATATACTTTGCGAACACAAGTTACATAAAAGACAG GTTACGggattatgaaattgaaaaagaggAATCTAAAGGTCGGGGACCAGAAGTTTCAAGAATTCATTTTGTGATCCTTGAGATGGCCC CTGTTACGTATATAGATTCCAGTGCTGTTCAAGCTCTGAAAGAGCTCCATCAGGAATATAAATCGCGAGACATTCAG CTAGCCATTTCCAATCCCAACCGCGAAGTTCTACTTACCCTAGCTAAAGCTGGTGTGGTTGACCTGATTGGGAAAGAGTGGTACTTTGTCCGAGTTCATGATGCAGTGCAAGTTTGTCTTCAGCATGTTCAGCGGTTAACTGAATTTCCAAAGGCACACGACTCTTTGGCAGAAAACAAACCAAGCTTGTTCCAGAGGCTTCTCAATCAAAGGAAAGACGAATTTTTTCAACCTGAACTCGAATCTGGTGTCCACGAATCCCTTCTTTCCAAGGACATCAATCCTCAACTCGAGCCACTCTTATCAAAAAAGACATGA